In Prochlorococcus marinus XMU1404, the following proteins share a genomic window:
- a CDS encoding alpha/beta hydrolase: protein MKYAINHEFVSISSQTATHRIILMHGWGADSDDLLTFGKEMSEKINLDFEVISLRAPGLHPSGQGRQWYGLYPHDWNGAEIEVNKLLATLKNFDTDQIPLKKTILLGFSQGAAMAIDAGFKLNFGLIVACSGYPHPNWSPGEKCSPMIISHGLFDDVVPIDASRNIYEKVKNKSSKLCELLEFDGFHQIDSNLINFISLNISNIF from the coding sequence ATGAAATATGCTATCAATCATGAATTTGTCTCGATTAGCTCTCAAACTGCAACTCATAGAATTATTTTGATGCATGGTTGGGGAGCTGATTCAGATGACCTTTTAACATTTGGAAAAGAGATGTCTGAAAAAATAAATCTTGATTTTGAGGTAATTTCTTTGAGAGCTCCTGGATTACATCCAAGTGGTCAGGGAAGGCAGTGGTATGGATTATACCCACATGATTGGAATGGAGCTGAGATTGAAGTTAATAAACTTTTAGCTACATTAAAAAATTTTGATACTGATCAAATTCCACTAAAAAAAACAATTTTGTTGGGTTTCTCTCAGGGGGCGGCAATGGCAATTGATGCAGGATTTAAATTAAATTTTGGACTAATTGTTGCTTGTAGTGGTTATCCTCACCCTAACTGGTCCCCGGGTGAAAAATGCTCCCCAATGATTATTAGTCATGGTTTATTTGATGACGTCGTGCCTATAGACGCTTCTAGGAATATTTATGAAAAGGTAAAGAATAAGTCTTCTAAATTATGTGAATTATTAGAATTCGATGGATTTCATCAAATTGATTCAAATTTAATTAATTTTATAAGTCTAAATATAAGTAATATTTTTTAA
- a CDS encoding DUF3155 domain-containing protein codes for MSKKRKRISRRRLAGQRVMAHVPIYHIETGKHKPVTAARRFIAENALSAPSVFNVRRNEHTTDRFFWGEKGLFSAQYAEENHFLFPSLKVVVEGIGEEKIFEGLELTADDWEEIEEYEYAFV; via the coding sequence ATGTCAAAAAAAAGGAAAAGAATCAGCAGAAGAAGATTGGCTGGCCAAAGAGTAATGGCACATGTTCCTATCTATCATATCGAAACTGGCAAACATAAACCAGTTACAGCAGCAAGAAGATTCATAGCAGAAAATGCTCTATCTGCGCCTTCAGTTTTCAATGTCAGAAGAAATGAACATACCACCGATAGGTTTTTTTGGGGTGAAAAAGGGTTATTTAGCGCCCAGTATGCTGAAGAAAATCATTTTCTATTTCCATCACTAAAAGTTGTAGTTGAAGGAATTGGTGAAGAAAAAATATTTGAGGGTCTAGAACTTACTGCAGATGATTGGGAAGAGATTGAAGAATACGAATATGCTTTTGTTTAA
- a CDS encoding sensor histidine kinase yields the protein MNLSKKFEELIIKQLESFGCSMGVTNLVMYLASAKQGSKASFEMIGQWPQIDRLLASIEDDPSLKVSSPNRRWYPLQENDILLGVLRVETNLKGGNWPVSLDSRLKALSISLAKCVSIELERQNKNEEINYLKNQVNVIIHQLRNPLAAIRTYAKLLIKRLGSDDDSIEIVERMITEQKQINQYMDSFAELNSAIQLPLEIGEERLLLPPNLDNKKVITVQSLLRPILERGKANADLENRDWTEPSIWPDWTISPLKAKYAVIAEIVANLLENAFKYAQKDAEIGLAITSNGLCIFDDGKKITKNENEKIFEKGFRGSAAKKKDGTGVGLFLARKLAKQIGGDLRLLENNTIDNTEKLKNLKKRNIFYLELPIKELHA from the coding sequence ATGAATCTTTCAAAAAAATTTGAAGAATTAATTATAAAGCAGCTAGAGAGTTTTGGTTGCTCAATGGGTGTGACTAATTTAGTTATGTATCTTGCTTCAGCTAAGCAAGGAAGTAAAGCATCTTTTGAAATGATTGGTCAATGGCCACAAATTGATAGGCTACTTGCGTCAATAGAAGATGATCCTTCACTAAAAGTTTCATCTCCTAATAGAAGATGGTACCCTCTACAAGAAAACGATATTCTACTTGGTGTCCTAAGGGTAGAAACTAATTTAAAAGGAGGGAATTGGCCAGTATCTCTTGATTCTAGATTAAAAGCGCTTTCAATATCTTTAGCTAAATGCGTTTCTATCGAATTAGAACGTCAAAATAAAAATGAAGAAATCAATTATTTAAAAAATCAGGTCAATGTCATAATCCATCAATTAAGAAATCCATTGGCTGCTATTAGAACATATGCAAAATTACTAATAAAAAGACTTGGTTCAGATGATGACTCTATTGAAATAGTCGAACGCATGATAACAGAGCAAAAACAAATTAATCAATATATGGATTCTTTCGCAGAATTAAATTCAGCTATTCAACTGCCTCTAGAAATTGGAGAGGAAAGATTATTATTACCACCAAATTTAGATAATAAAAAGGTAATAACTGTTCAAAGTTTATTGAGGCCAATATTAGAGAGGGGTAAAGCTAATGCGGACTTAGAGAATAGAGATTGGACTGAACCTTCTATTTGGCCAGATTGGACTATTTCACCATTAAAGGCAAAATATGCTGTAATCGCGGAAATTGTGGCAAATTTATTAGAAAATGCCTTTAAATATGCCCAAAAAGATGCTGAGATTGGACTCGCAATTACAAGTAATGGACTTTGTATATTTGATGATGGTAAAAAAATTACTAAAAACGAGAACGAAAAAATTTTTGAAAAAGGTTTTAGAGGATCTGCCGCTAAGAAGAAGGACGGCACTGGTGTGGGACTTTTTTTGGCGAGAAAATTAGCTAAACAAATTGGGGGAGATTTGAGATTGCTGGAAAATAATACTATTGATAATACTGAAAAATTAAAAAATCTTAAGAAGAGAAATATTTTCTATTTAGAACTACCTATAAAAGAATTGCATGCATAA
- a CDS encoding adenosylcobinamide-GDP ribazoletransferase, translated as MKNLAGSWIFYTTFPKIPFINPEFKNIAQFAPLLGFFIGTIQSYIFIFFRENSWSIYSSALICLASGYLITGGLHIDGLMDTFDGIFAGKKKRLKAMKDSKVGSFGVQALVFITLMQIACILKIQNLIIFVLPICLFWGRFSNLFFIEKFKYISHKKKSISHKKFWNGFKKESLISFIFLLIFIAFQLFSITSQAILIKCLILILIGLFLSYSIPNILGNKIGGFNGDACGASVVLVETAMLFMHAILL; from the coding sequence ATAAAAAATTTAGCAGGGTCTTGGATTTTCTATACGACATTTCCAAAGATACCTTTTATTAATCCCGAATTTAAAAATATTGCACAATTTGCTCCGCTTTTGGGATTTTTTATTGGAACAATACAGAGTTATATTTTTATATTTTTTAGAGAAAACTCTTGGTCTATTTATTCATCAGCATTAATTTGTTTAGCTTCAGGATATTTAATTACTGGTGGTCTACACATTGATGGCTTAATGGATACTTTCGATGGTATTTTTGCGGGCAAAAAGAAACGTTTAAAAGCCATGAAAGACAGTAAAGTTGGTTCCTTTGGCGTTCAAGCTTTAGTTTTTATCACTTTAATGCAGATTGCTTGTATACTGAAAATTCAAAACCTAATAATTTTTGTTTTACCTATATGCTTATTTTGGGGAAGATTTTCAAATTTATTTTTTATAGAAAAATTTAAATATATTAGTCATAAGAAAAAATCTATTAGCCATAAAAAGTTTTGGAATGGATTTAAAAAAGAATCTTTGATCTCCTTTATTTTTCTTTTAATTTTCATTGCATTCCAATTATTTTCAATTACATCCCAAGCAATATTAATTAAATGTTTAATTCTTATTTTGATTGGTCTTTTTCTAAGCTATTCTATCCCAAACATACTGGGTAATAAAATTGGAGGCTTCAATGGGGATGCCTGTGGTGCTAGTGTTGTACTAGTTGAAACTGCAATGTTGTTTATGCATGCAATTCTTTTATAG
- the tgt gene encoding tRNA guanosine(34) transglycosylase Tgt, translating to MFEFKITSNCINTEARTGIFHTPNGQVNTPRFMPVGTLATVKGISSNQLTSTGSEMILTNTFHLHLQPGEKLVKESGGIHKFMNWHKPILTDSGGYQVFSLAKLNNISDKGVEFKNPRDGRYVFLTPEKVMQIQMDLGSDVAMAFDHCPPHTANENDIEDSLQRTHSWLQKCVETHQKSDQALFGIVQGGKYQKLREYSAKFTSSFDLPGIAVGGVSVGEAVEEIHGVINYIPKFLPINKPRYLMGIGSLREISLAVAKGFDMFDCVLPTRLGRHGTAFFNDERLNLRNARFRNDFSPIDKTCTCETCKSYSRAYLHHLIRNDEILGLTLISLHNIAHLIRFTNAISNAIKDNCFTIDFAPWKTSSIAHHTW from the coding sequence GTGTTTGAATTTAAGATTACATCTAATTGCATTAATACTGAGGCAAGAACTGGTATATTTCATACTCCAAATGGTCAAGTAAATACTCCAAGATTTATGCCTGTGGGTACTTTGGCCACGGTTAAAGGAATTTCATCTAATCAGTTAACCTCCACAGGATCAGAAATGATTCTTACAAATACCTTCCATCTTCATCTACAACCTGGAGAAAAACTAGTTAAAGAATCTGGAGGGATACATAAGTTTATGAATTGGCATAAACCTATCCTTACTGATTCAGGAGGATATCAAGTTTTTAGTTTGGCTAAATTAAATAATATTTCTGATAAAGGTGTGGAATTTAAAAATCCAAGAGATGGTCGTTATGTATTTTTAACACCTGAAAAAGTAATGCAGATTCAAATGGATCTTGGCTCTGATGTCGCGATGGCTTTTGATCATTGTCCTCCGCATACAGCTAACGAAAATGATATTGAGGACTCTTTACAAAGAACTCATTCATGGTTGCAAAAATGTGTTGAGACTCATCAGAAATCAGATCAAGCATTATTCGGAATAGTTCAAGGTGGTAAGTATCAGAAATTAAGAGAATATAGTGCAAAATTCACAAGTTCTTTTGATCTCCCTGGAATAGCGGTAGGAGGAGTCAGTGTTGGTGAAGCAGTCGAAGAAATACATGGTGTAATTAATTACATCCCGAAATTCTTACCAATAAATAAACCAAGATATTTAATGGGAATTGGCTCTTTAAGAGAAATTTCTTTAGCTGTTGCTAAAGGATTTGATATGTTTGACTGCGTTTTACCTACAAGACTTGGAAGACATGGGACTGCATTCTTTAATGATGAAAGATTGAATTTACGTAATGCTCGATTTAGAAATGACTTTTCTCCGATTGACAAAACTTGTACATGCGAAACATGTAAGTCCTATTCTCGTGCATATTTGCATCATCTAATTAGAAATGATGAAATATTAGGTCTCACCTTGATTAGTTTGCATAATATTGCTCATTTAATAAGATTTACAAATGCAATTTCTAATGCAATAAAAGATAATTGTTTTACAATTGATTTCGCTCCTTGGAAAACATCCTCTATTGCTCACCATACGTGGTAA
- a CDS encoding photosystem II reaction center protein K translates to MLILFNTFAELPEAYKAFAPTVDVLPLIPLFFFLLVFVWQAAVGFK, encoded by the coding sequence GTGCTCATTCTATTTAATACATTCGCTGAATTGCCTGAAGCATACAAGGCTTTTGCTCCAACTGTTGATGTTCTTCCACTTATACCGTTATTTTTCTTTTTATTGGTTTTTGTCTGGCAAGCTGCAGTTGGATTTAAATAA
- a CDS encoding Gfo/Idh/MocA family protein, with protein MQPTSSPVKVGVIGIGNMGWHHARVLSLLKDANLIGVADPNEERGKLAIEQFQCEWFKDFKDLIPKVDAICIAVPTLLHQKVGLDCLKKGINVLIEKPIAANELEAKSLIEAANASNCLLQVGHIERFNPAFRELNKIINNEEIVVLEARRHSPHADRANDVSVVMDLMIHDIDLVLELVNSKIQKLAAVGGRNSEGLIDYVNATLVFKNNVIASLTASKMSHKKIRSLSAHCQNSLVETDFLNHSLQIHRKSHESYTAEHGELVYRNDGYVEEVSTTSIEPLYAELEHFLKCVQGKEIPEVDGEQASRALKIADFIESAVENSGDAILLENPF; from the coding sequence ATGCAACCAACCTCATCACCCGTAAAGGTTGGAGTCATAGGTATTGGAAATATGGGATGGCATCATGCTCGAGTTCTCAGTTTACTCAAAGATGCTAATCTCATTGGAGTTGCAGACCCAAACGAAGAGAGAGGTAAGTTAGCTATTGAGCAATTTCAATGCGAATGGTTCAAAGACTTTAAGGACTTAATTCCGAAAGTTGATGCTATTTGTATAGCTGTCCCTACACTACTTCATCAAAAAGTAGGACTAGATTGTCTTAAAAAAGGTATCAATGTTCTAATTGAAAAACCAATTGCAGCAAATGAGTTAGAAGCAAAATCTTTAATAGAGGCAGCGAATGCAAGTAATTGTCTATTACAAGTTGGTCATATTGAAAGATTTAATCCTGCTTTTAGAGAATTAAATAAAATAATAAATAATGAAGAAATTGTTGTTTTAGAAGCAAGGAGGCATAGTCCTCATGCAGATAGAGCAAATGATGTTTCTGTAGTGATGGACTTAATGATCCATGACATTGATCTTGTTTTAGAGCTTGTAAACTCGAAAATACAAAAATTAGCAGCTGTTGGGGGCAGAAATAGCGAAGGATTAATAGATTACGTGAATGCTACTTTAGTTTTTAAAAATAATGTTATAGCTAGCTTAACTGCCAGCAAAATGAGTCACAAAAAGATTAGAAGCTTAAGTGCTCACTGCCAAAATAGTCTAGTAGAAACTGATTTCTTAAATCACTCTCTTCAAATCCATCGAAAGTCTCATGAATCCTACACAGCAGAGCATGGTGAGTTAGTTTATAGGAATGATGGATATGTCGAAGAAGTTAGCACAACTTCTATTGAACCTCTTTATGCAGAATTGGAGCATTTTCTTAAATGCGTTCAGGGCAAAGAAATACCTGAGGTAGATGGTGAGCAAGCCTCAAGAGCTTTAAAAATAGCTGATTTTATAGAGAGTGCTGTAGAAAATTCTGGAGATGCGATTTTACTTGAAAACCCCTTCTAA
- a CDS encoding hemolysin family protein: MKITLLLFILFFPAFFAASELSFLLIRPSKVLRLIEEKKKGAFAILKIQKRFRSSLIASQFGVTISLIAIGWLSNSIANDYWKINILPNRFYDLLLFLFVVLVVTLISGLIPKALVINNPESAALRLTTIFNAVRKGMQPIITIIEFFASACLGLFNLNNKWDSLNSGLSASELETLIETDNVTGLKPDEKNILEGVFALKDTQVKEVMIPRSEMVTLPKNITFSELMKKVDETRHARFFVIDESLDDVLGVLDLRYLAKPISKGEMDAHTLLEPFLLPVTKIIETSSLAEILPIVREYNPFLLVVDEHGGTEGLITAADLNGEIVGEEMLNSRIYADMKMLDNFSRKWSIAGKSEIIDINKKLNCSIPEGADYYTLAGFLLEKFQMVPKIGDVLDFDNIKFEVISMSGPKIDRVKIILPKS, from the coding sequence ATGAAAATAACACTACTTTTATTTATTTTATTTTTCCCAGCTTTTTTCGCAGCAAGTGAACTCTCTTTTTTGTTAATAAGGCCAAGCAAAGTTTTAAGGCTAATAGAAGAAAAAAAGAAAGGAGCATTTGCAATTCTTAAAATTCAAAAAAGATTTAGATCTTCCTTAATTGCTTCACAATTTGGAGTAACAATTTCATTAATTGCTATCGGATGGCTCAGCAATAGCATTGCGAATGATTACTGGAAAATAAATATATTGCCAAATAGATTTTATGATCTTCTGCTATTTTTATTTGTTGTTTTAGTAGTTACTCTTATCTCTGGACTAATTCCTAAGGCCCTAGTAATTAATAATCCAGAATCTGCTGCATTAAGGTTAACCACAATATTCAATGCCGTAAGAAAAGGTATGCAACCTATAATTACGATAATCGAATTCTTTGCCAGCGCCTGTTTGGGTTTATTCAATTTAAATAACAAATGGGATTCTTTAAATTCAGGTTTATCAGCAAGCGAATTAGAGACTCTTATAGAAACAGATAATGTTACAGGTTTAAAGCCAGATGAGAAGAATATTCTTGAAGGAGTTTTTGCTTTAAAAGATACACAAGTAAAAGAAGTAATGATTCCAAGATCTGAAATGGTAACTTTACCCAAGAACATAACTTTTTCAGAACTCATGAAAAAAGTAGACGAAACTAGACATGCACGCTTCTTTGTAATTGACGAGTCTCTAGATGATGTATTAGGTGTATTAGATTTGCGTTATTTAGCTAAGCCAATATCTAAGGGAGAAATGGATGCCCATACATTATTGGAGCCTTTTCTTTTGCCAGTGACAAAAATAATAGAAACAAGTTCCTTAGCAGAAATATTACCAATTGTCAGGGAATACAATCCTTTCTTACTAGTAGTTGATGAACATGGTGGAACAGAAGGTCTCATAACTGCAGCTGATCTAAATGGAGAAATAGTTGGAGAGGAAATGCTCAATAGTAGAATCTATGCAGATATGAAAATGTTAGATAATTTCTCTAGAAAATGGTCAATAGCTGGAAAATCAGAAATTATAGATATTAATAAAAAGTTAAATTGTTCAATTCCAGAAGGTGCAGACTACTATACCCTTGCTGGATTTCTGCTAGAAAAATTTCAAATGGTTCCAAAAATTGGCGACGTTTTAGATTTTGATAATATTAAATTTGAAGTTATTTCTATGTCAGGCCCTAAAATTGATCGTGTTAAAATAATTCTTCCTAAAAGCTAA
- the pyrE gene encoding orotate phosphoribosyltransferase, with product MGKFSDKYDLNKAKLLKQLIEKSYKKGNFTLSSGKKSSHYLNCKPVSLNGEGLNLISDLFLELKDSRSKAVAGLTLGADPIVSGLIVKAALHGLDLDGLIIRKEIKKYGTKAGIEGPTLEEGTLVTVLEDVVTTAGSVIKAIKKLRENNYVVEEVLSIVDRQEGGLEALEDENIKLKSLFTIKDFL from the coding sequence ATGGGCAAATTTTCGGATAAGTATGATTTAAATAAAGCAAAATTGTTAAAACAGTTAATTGAAAAATCTTATAAGAAAGGAAACTTCACTTTATCTTCAGGAAAAAAAAGCAGTCATTACTTGAACTGTAAACCAGTGTCATTAAATGGCGAAGGCTTAAACTTAATAAGTGATTTATTTCTAGAGTTAAAGGACTCAAGGTCAAAAGCTGTAGCAGGATTGACATTAGGTGCAGACCCTATAGTAAGTGGATTAATTGTCAAAGCAGCTTTGCATGGCCTAGACCTTGATGGTTTAATAATTCGAAAAGAAATAAAGAAATACGGTACCAAAGCTGGAATAGAGGGCCCTACATTAGAAGAAGGAACTTTGGTAACTGTTTTAGAGGATGTCGTTACAACTGCTGGTTCAGTGATAAAAGCTATAAAAAAGTTACGTGAAAATAATTATGTTGTTGAGGAAGTTTTATCTATAGTTGATAGGCAAGAAGGGGGATTAGAAGCCCTTGAAGATGAAAATATTAAATTAAAGAGTCTTTTTACAATAAAAGACTTTTTATAA
- a CDS encoding folate-binding protein YgfZ produces the protein MQDIKKKFWLEKFDCFSITGKDARKFLNGITTSNILNSQNEVIKTCWLTPNGVLRSLIEIIFLERNLEVIILAGNTNEIIDYFNQIIFPADDVLLSKPFLINRIQEIDEFSSWRTYQPIFFKTEDKEFEIYKNKLNLLNPNDLKIWKINQAIPSLEIEINGKNNPLELGLKDLIDFDKGCYLGQETMSKIKNVSSLKQEIRIWNSIESNLNLDVEDKNLYINSAKDISVGKITSFFKSDSQIKGLAMIKRKYLEEGSYFFSEIFGKIIINKSVGSIFL, from the coding sequence ATGCAAGATATAAAAAAAAAGTTTTGGCTTGAAAAATTTGATTGTTTTTCTATTACTGGAAAAGATGCCAGAAAATTTTTGAATGGGATAACAACTAGTAATATTCTTAATTCACAAAATGAAGTTATCAAAACTTGTTGGTTAACTCCAAATGGAGTTTTAAGGTCATTAATTGAAATTATTTTTTTAGAAAGAAATTTAGAAGTAATTATCTTGGCGGGTAACACTAATGAAATAATTGATTACTTTAATCAAATTATTTTTCCAGCGGACGATGTACTTCTAAGTAAACCCTTCTTGATAAATAGAATTCAGGAAATTGATGAATTTAGTTCATGGAGAACTTACCAGCCTATTTTCTTCAAAACAGAAGATAAAGAATTTGAAATATATAAAAATAAACTAAATTTACTAAATCCCAATGATTTAAAAATTTGGAAGATTAATCAGGCAATACCCTCATTAGAAATCGAAATAAACGGAAAAAATAATCCTCTTGAGCTTGGTTTAAAAGATCTTATAGATTTTGATAAAGGTTGTTATTTAGGACAAGAAACAATGTCAAAAATAAAAAATGTTTCTTCTTTAAAACAGGAAATAAGAATTTGGAATTCAATTGAATCTAATTTGAATTTAGACGTAGAAGATAAAAATTTATATATAAATTCTGCAAAGGATATTTCTGTAGGGAAAATCACTAGTTTTTTTAAATCAGATTCTCAAATAAAAGGTTTAGCAATGATAAAAAGAAAATATTTAGAGGAAGGAAGTTATTTTTTTTCAGAAATTTTTGGAAAAATTATTATTAATAAATCTGTAGGATCAATTTTTCTTTAA
- a CDS encoding TM0106 family RecB-like putative nuclease, whose product MNSLHLKSFTRCKRKAWLDYKGKKSYEVWSPHKAIDKINQFQIFSEFCNSEIYTGLKGCENGYQGVIGLKVKGDLFQNINAEIRPQLLVKTKGKSKWGQYKYLPAVYKLGKKTTKEHLFDLAFSSMLLESFQESKIEKGLVISSFDKKVNVEEIYLNKKLRKKVLNVLLSLNECLEGFMPEITQDRKKCTICSWQKFCDKEAKENGYLTDIDGIGSKTASLLITNGISNTQTLASYSEKKLGEKLSKFNDQNYEKASVFIKQAQAYISGEPYRISNKNATSDLLEKTCSGFYIFDIESNPDDKHDFLYGFLKINNLYTKKEDHNYKPILNLKNNKGESYRKIIEILFLQKELPVLHYGETEKIAIINIAKNLNFSFEEIDSLASRFIDLHTLIRKSWILPLKNYGLKTVSNWLGFEWMQKNVSGSKALYWWIQYQITENEIFLKKIIQYNKDDCLATLQIAEYLIKNQLKKN is encoded by the coding sequence TTGAATTCTCTTCATTTAAAAAGTTTTACAAGATGTAAAAGAAAAGCATGGCTAGATTATAAGGGTAAAAAATCTTATGAAGTTTGGTCTCCCCATAAAGCTATAGATAAAATTAATCAGTTTCAAATTTTCTCTGAATTTTGTAATAGTGAAATATATACAGGATTAAAAGGCTGTGAAAATGGTTATCAAGGGGTAATTGGATTAAAAGTAAAAGGGGATCTTTTCCAAAATATTAACGCAGAGATACGTCCACAATTACTTGTAAAGACTAAAGGTAAAAGTAAATGGGGACAATATAAATATTTACCTGCTGTTTATAAGTTAGGCAAGAAAACCACTAAAGAACATTTATTCGACTTAGCTTTTAGTTCTATGCTGTTGGAATCTTTTCAAGAATCTAAAATTGAGAAAGGATTAGTAATTTCAAGTTTTGATAAAAAAGTTAATGTTGAAGAAATTTATTTAAATAAAAAATTAAGAAAAAAAGTTTTAAATGTTTTATTAAGTTTGAATGAATGCTTGGAGGGATTCATGCCAGAAATAACTCAAGATAGAAAAAAATGTACTATTTGTTCATGGCAAAAATTTTGTGACAAAGAAGCAAAAGAAAATGGATATCTAACAGATATAGATGGAATAGGCTCCAAAACGGCATCATTACTTATAACAAATGGAATATCTAATACCCAAACATTAGCTTCGTATAGCGAAAAAAAACTTGGAGAAAAATTATCTAAATTCAATGATCAAAATTATGAAAAAGCGTCCGTATTTATAAAGCAAGCACAAGCTTATATTTCTGGGGAACCATATCGCATTTCCAATAAAAATGCTACCAGCGATCTACTAGAAAAAACATGTTCGGGATTTTATATATTTGATATTGAGTCAAATCCAGATGATAAGCATGACTTTTTATATGGTTTTTTAAAAATAAATAATTTGTATACAAAAAAAGAAGATCATAATTATAAACCAATTTTGAATCTCAAAAACAATAAAGGAGAATCTTACAGGAAAATTATTGAAATACTTTTTTTACAGAAGGAATTGCCAGTTTTACATTACGGAGAAACTGAAAAGATAGCAATAATTAATATTGCTAAAAACCTAAATTTTAGTTTTGAAGAAATTGATTCACTTGCCTCAAGATTTATAGACTTACATACCTTAATACGAAAGTCTTGGATATTACCACTAAAAAACTATGGCCTAAAAACTGTTTCTAATTGGCTTGGATTTGAATGGATGCAGAAGAATGTAAGTGGCTCGAAAGCCCTTTATTGGTGGATTCAATATCAAATTACAGAAAACGAAATATTTTTAAAAAAAATTATCCAATATAACAAAGATGATTGTTTGGCTACTCTACAAATTGCAGAATATTTAATCAAAAATCAATTAAAGAAAAATTGA